One genomic region from Candidatus Korarchaeota archaeon NZ13-K encodes:
- a CDS encoding NusA-like transcription termination signal-binding factor — protein sequence DLDYDIEVVEFDDSPERFIMNLLSPARVKKVRIVQQSDGITAIAYVLDEDKSVAIGRNGRRIKRAKLLAKRWYDIDNIKIATWAPDNP from the coding sequence GATCTGGATTATGACATAGAGGTGGTGGAGTTCGATGACAGTCCGGAGAGGTTCATAATGAATCTTCTGAGCCCGGCAAGGGTTAAGAAGGTGAGGATAGTCCAGCAGAGCGATGGGATAACTGCCATAGCCTACGTTTTGGATGAGGACAAGAGCGTGGCCATAGGGAGGAACGGGAGGAGGATAAAGAGGGCCAAGCTCCTCGCCAAGAGGTGGTATGATATAGACAACATTAAAATAGCGACGTGGGCACCTGATAACCCTTGA